The proteins below come from a single Vampirovibrio chlorellavorus genomic window:
- a CDS encoding adenosine deaminase, giving the protein MSPSANLEALIHQMPKAELHLHIEGSLEPELMFAIAQRNRIPLRFSTVDAVREAYNFHNLQSFLDIYYEGAQVLLHERDFYDLTRAYLDKMAQQNVRHVEIFFDPQTHTDRGVPFETVIRGIHRALNDAQSAYGISFRLILCFLRHLSEAAAMQTLEQALPFKQWIHAVGLDSSELGHPPEKFKTVFDRARNEGLLTVAHAGEEGPPEYIWQALDLLKVSRIDHGVRCLEDPQLVARLREERMPLTVCPLSNIKLCVFPEMSQHNLKTLLEQGLCVTVNSDDPAYFGGYLTENYLAVQQALNLSLAQMIQLAKNSFEASFLPMDVKQAHIRELDALLQDSLSKAV; this is encoded by the coding sequence ATGTCGCCCAGCGCTAATCTGGAAGCCCTGATCCACCAAATGCCCAAGGCGGAATTGCATCTGCACATTGAAGGTTCTCTGGAGCCGGAGCTGATGTTCGCCATTGCCCAGCGCAACCGGATTCCCCTGCGCTTTTCCACCGTGGACGCCGTGCGGGAGGCCTATAACTTCCACAATCTGCAATCCTTTCTGGACATTTACTACGAGGGCGCTCAGGTATTGCTGCATGAGCGGGATTTTTACGATTTAACCCGGGCCTATCTGGATAAAATGGCCCAACAGAACGTTCGTCACGTGGAGATCTTCTTCGATCCGCAAACCCACACCGATCGGGGGGTGCCTTTTGAGACGGTCATTCGCGGAATCCACCGGGCCCTGAACGATGCCCAGAGCGCCTATGGCATCAGTTTCCGATTGATCCTGTGCTTCCTGCGCCACCTGAGCGAGGCGGCCGCCATGCAAACGCTGGAGCAGGCCCTGCCCTTCAAGCAGTGGATTCATGCCGTGGGACTGGATTCCTCCGAGTTGGGCCATCCCCCGGAAAAGTTCAAGACGGTTTTTGATCGGGCCCGCAACGAGGGCTTGCTGACTGTGGCCCACGCCGGTGAGGAAGGGCCGCCGGAGTACATCTGGCAAGCGCTGGATTTGCTGAAGGTCAGTCGCATTGATCATGGGGTGCGCTGTCTGGAAGATCCTCAACTGGTGGCGCGTTTGCGTGAGGAGCGCATGCCCCTGACCGTTTGCCCCTTGTCCAATATCAAGTTGTGCGTTTTCCCGGAAATGAGCCAGCACAACCTGAAAACCCTGCTGGAGCAAGGCTTGTGCGTTACCGTCAATTCCGATGATCCGGCCTATTTCGGGGGCTACCTCACGGAAAACTATCTGGCCGTCCAGCAGGCCCTTAATTTGTCGCTGGCCCAGATGATTCAGCTGGCCAAAAACAGTTTTGAGGCGAGTTTCTTGCCTATGGATGTCAAACAGGCCCACATTCGGGAACTGGACGCCCTGTTGCAGGATAGTTTGAGCAAGGCGGTCTGA
- a CDS encoding SulP family inorganic anion transporter: MSIVLKKLSGSPYLSSTWPKDLLASVVVFLVALPLCLGIAIASGAPPMTGLITGIIGGIVVGWLAGSPLQVSGPAAGLVALVAEIITDYQMQGLGLILILAGLLQSLAGFLKLGQWFRAISPAVIQGMLAGIGVLIVGSQIHVMLDVTPESNGLTNILSIPQTVTKGLFPQENATHHWAALIGFISFAVITLWNLLPAKVKLIPASLMAVMAGVVIAQWVNLPIRYVELPGSILSALTLPTLHSVALLTDPQVWVWVLTIAIVASAETMLSVTAVDHMQDGPRAHYDKEMIAQGVGNTLCGLVGALPMTGVIVRSSANVHAGAQTRLSAILHGVWLLGLVSFFPHLLQLIPTASLAAILVYTGLRLVSISAIRRLWGIGKTEVLIYAVTLVMVVGTNLLEGVIAGSLVAILKLLYTLSDLTGKSVENADGSVNVYLKGSATFLSLPKLVTILEQQPQGRKLTIYIDELNYFDYSCLEALESLEHQYHLSGGVLSVEWQALRDKLPGKKQAYAKGAVSSHP; encoded by the coding sequence GTGAGCATTGTACTCAAAAAACTGTCCGGCTCACCCTACTTGTCTTCCACCTGGCCTAAAGATCTTCTGGCCTCGGTTGTGGTGTTTTTGGTGGCCCTGCCCTTGTGTCTGGGGATTGCCATTGCCTCGGGCGCCCCACCCATGACCGGGCTGATTACCGGTATCATCGGGGGGATCGTGGTGGGCTGGCTGGCCGGTTCTCCCCTGCAAGTCAGTGGCCCGGCGGCTGGACTGGTGGCCCTGGTGGCCGAAATTATCACCGACTATCAAATGCAGGGGCTGGGCCTGATCCTCATACTGGCAGGGCTTTTGCAATCACTGGCCGGATTCCTGAAATTGGGTCAATGGTTTCGAGCCATATCGCCTGCGGTCATTCAGGGCATGCTGGCTGGCATCGGGGTCTTAATCGTGGGCAGCCAGATTCACGTCATGCTGGACGTAACACCAGAAAGCAACGGGCTAACCAACATTTTGTCCATTCCACAAACCGTAACCAAAGGACTGTTTCCTCAGGAAAACGCCACCCACCACTGGGCGGCCCTGATTGGGTTCATTTCTTTTGCGGTCATTACCCTGTGGAATCTACTGCCCGCCAAGGTAAAATTGATCCCGGCCAGCCTGATGGCGGTCATGGCGGGTGTGGTCATCGCCCAGTGGGTGAATTTACCCATTCGCTATGTGGAGCTGCCGGGCAGTATTCTGAGCGCCCTTACCCTGCCCACCCTTCACAGTGTCGCTCTGCTGACAGACCCGCAAGTGTGGGTGTGGGTGCTGACCATCGCCATTGTGGCCAGCGCCGAGACCATGCTCAGCGTGACCGCCGTGGATCACATGCAGGACGGTCCCCGGGCCCATTACGATAAGGAAATGATAGCCCAGGGGGTGGGCAATACCCTGTGTGGCCTGGTGGGAGCCTTGCCCATGACCGGGGTCATCGTGCGCAGTTCCGCCAACGTGCATGCTGGCGCCCAAACCCGCTTGTCCGCCATTTTGCACGGCGTCTGGCTACTGGGCCTGGTCAGCTTTTTCCCCCATCTGCTGCAATTAATTCCGACCGCCAGCCTGGCCGCCATTCTGGTTTACACCGGCCTCCGGCTGGTCAGCATCAGCGCCATTCGTCGGCTGTGGGGCATTGGCAAAACAGAAGTTCTCATTTACGCGGTCACCCTGGTGATGGTGGTGGGCACCAATCTGCTGGAAGGGGTCATCGCGGGCTCTCTGGTGGCCATTCTCAAGCTGCTTTACACCTTGTCGGATCTGACCGGGAAATCCGTGGAGAACGCCGACGGCAGTGTGAATGTGTACCTGAAAGGAAGCGCCACCTTCCTGAGCCTGCCCAAGCTGGTGACCATACTGGAGCAACAGCCTCAAGGTCGAAAATTGACCATTTACATTGATGAGTTGAACTATTTTGATTATTCCTGCCTGGAGGCTCTGGAAAGTCTGGAACATCAGTACCATCTTTCCGGCGGTGTCCTGTCCGTGGAGTGGCAGGCCCTGCGAGACAAATTGCCCGGCAAAAAGCAGGCCTACGCCAAGGGAGCGGTATCCAGCCACCCTTGA
- a CDS encoding phosphoenolpyruvate carboxylase → MGILDNPTTAFLSQRDLYLRIRRQLPILDNLAVAPTADGEVSGNFEKAVPTKTGDALTDDVRLLGALLGLIICEHEGEDFYRFIETLRQSSKEARRQSGQIGVERIHRIIEDELLGKDDLSQRAQLHKAVAAFRLFLLLAGIAEEYHQSEKFNTANQEPSQGILAAIRKAKDAQLPLSHLQDTIARLDARLVITAHPTKILRQTILHHQKDIFYILQAMHAPSVSPFQQQQLLMQLSEKIEVLWATQFSRWTKPEPSEEISRVLSYLTHTLYKTLPSVHQKLHQAIHFYYPESDSLSAEPVMTLGSWVGGDMDGNPFVNPEVFSDALLRQHRAILGRYVDDLRGTLNQISHAWHRVGVNEALRTSILNDLEGLRLARLEVRNYPEQMEREPYRLKLNLMALRLERTLNRNVFLSSDQDLSAPFIYPSSQALLADFDLVCQSLTEKGYHRSVQVRLDKLRQTVRIFGFHFASIDLREESSHINRTAQAILTAARVDPALPMETALTAEILSPKVVNTQHWESEALPYSPQERQYIQRLLGMLNTANKARRFISPNACQNLVLTMASSPLDLYSALLVMKTQGLFYPVLTAPGEAERYESHMDIVPLFETIPDLQNAVGIMRAVFANPAYRAHLACRGNRQMIMVGYSDSNKDGGYFTSNWSIYKAQQALWAVAEEAGVELRFFHGRGGNLGRGGGPAQRAIQALPPHTVRYGQDLTEQGEVLSRFYNVPETAQARCESLLNAIIQKNIDTEDRAAAGNASTQASRWEALAEQLSGYARSKYNSLVHENPHFIEYFEQVTPKEVELVKIGSRPSHRRNIQSVSDLRAIPWVFRWFQSRQIIPGWYGLGTALSRFVAENPAENTAVLQQTYQQWHFLKSILENSEIILRQTDLSIARYYCSLAQDQPNTLAILADIEAEYDLTLRMIREISGRPLLSEPESQFLKRSIELKEPYLDPLNYIQVRLLSKYRQLGVDEPNSPMLEAYHRVIVSSIEGVATGLGTSG, encoded by the coding sequence ATGGGCATTCTTGATAATCCAACCACTGCTTTTCTATCCCAGCGGGATTTATACTTGCGCATTCGGCGGCAATTGCCCATTCTGGACAATTTAGCGGTGGCCCCCACTGCGGATGGGGAGGTTTCCGGCAACTTTGAAAAAGCCGTTCCCACCAAGACCGGCGATGCCCTGACCGATGATGTGCGCCTGCTGGGCGCTTTGCTGGGTCTGATTATTTGCGAGCATGAGGGCGAGGATTTTTACCGTTTCATTGAAACCCTGCGCCAGTCCTCCAAGGAGGCCCGCCGTCAGTCCGGTCAAATCGGGGTAGAGCGCATTCACCGAATTATTGAGGACGAGTTGCTGGGCAAGGACGATCTTTCCCAGCGGGCCCAGTTGCACAAGGCGGTGGCTGCTTTTCGACTCTTCCTGCTGCTGGCCGGTATCGCCGAGGAATACCACCAGAGCGAAAAGTTTAATACGGCCAATCAGGAGCCCTCTCAGGGCATTCTGGCTGCTATTCGTAAGGCCAAAGACGCCCAGCTGCCTTTATCTCACCTGCAAGACACCATAGCCAGGCTGGACGCCCGTCTGGTGATCACGGCCCATCCCACTAAAATTCTGCGACAAACCATCCTGCATCACCAGAAGGATATTTTCTACATTTTGCAGGCCATGCACGCCCCCAGTGTTTCCCCGTTTCAGCAGCAACAGCTCCTGATGCAGCTCAGTGAAAAAATAGAGGTCTTGTGGGCTACCCAGTTCAGCCGCTGGACCAAGCCGGAGCCTAGCGAGGAAATCAGCCGGGTGCTGAGCTACTTGACCCATACCTTATATAAGACCTTGCCCAGTGTGCATCAGAAACTGCATCAGGCCATCCACTTCTACTATCCGGAATCCGACAGTCTTTCCGCCGAACCGGTGATGACACTGGGCAGCTGGGTGGGTGGGGACATGGACGGAAATCCCTTTGTGAATCCGGAGGTGTTTTCAGACGCCTTATTACGCCAGCATCGGGCCATATTGGGCCGTTACGTGGATGACTTGAGAGGCACCCTGAATCAGATCAGCCACGCCTGGCACCGGGTGGGCGTCAATGAGGCCTTGAGAACCTCTATTTTGAATGATCTGGAGGGGCTGCGGCTGGCCCGGCTGGAAGTGCGCAATTACCCCGAGCAAATGGAGCGGGAACCCTACCGGCTGAAGCTGAATTTAATGGCCCTGCGTCTGGAGCGCACCCTGAACCGCAACGTGTTCTTGTCCTCGGATCAGGATTTGAGCGCGCCATTTATTTATCCCAGCAGTCAGGCCCTGCTGGCCGATTTTGATCTGGTGTGCCAAAGTCTGACCGAAAAGGGCTATCACCGCTCGGTGCAGGTGCGACTGGATAAACTGCGCCAGACCGTGCGCATTTTTGGTTTCCACTTTGCCTCGATTGATTTGCGGGAAGAGAGCAGCCATATCAACCGCACGGCCCAGGCCATCCTGACCGCGGCCAGAGTCGATCCGGCGCTTCCTATGGAAACCGCTTTGACCGCAGAAATTCTCTCCCCCAAAGTGGTGAATACCCAGCACTGGGAAAGCGAGGCCCTTCCTTATTCCCCTCAGGAGCGCCAGTACATCCAGCGCCTGCTGGGCATGCTGAATACCGCCAATAAGGCCCGTCGCTTTATCAGCCCCAACGCCTGCCAGAATCTGGTGCTGACCATGGCCTCTTCCCCGCTGGACTTGTATTCGGCCCTGCTGGTGATGAAAACCCAGGGCTTGTTCTACCCGGTGCTAACGGCTCCCGGTGAGGCGGAGCGCTACGAAAGCCATATGGACATTGTGCCCTTGTTTGAGACCATTCCCGACTTGCAGAACGCCGTGGGCATTATGCGGGCGGTGTTCGCCAATCCCGCTTACCGGGCGCATCTGGCCTGCCGGGGCAATCGGCAGATGATCATGGTTGGGTACTCCGACAGCAACAAGGACGGCGGATACTTCACCAGCAACTGGAGTATCTACAAGGCCCAGCAAGCCCTGTGGGCCGTGGCCGAAGAGGCCGGGGTGGAATTGCGATTTTTCCATGGCCGGGGCGGTAATCTGGGCCGGGGCGGCGGACCTGCCCAGCGGGCCATTCAGGCCTTGCCGCCTCACACGGTGCGCTACGGGCAGGATCTGACCGAGCAGGGCGAAGTACTGTCCCGGTTTTACAACGTGCCGGAAACCGCCCAGGCCCGCTGCGAAAGTTTGCTGAACGCCATTATCCAGAAAAATATCGACACTGAGGACAGGGCTGCGGCAGGGAACGCCAGTACTCAGGCGTCCCGCTGGGAAGCTCTGGCTGAGCAGTTATCGGGTTACGCGCGCAGTAAGTACAACAGTCTGGTTCACGAAAATCCCCATTTTATTGAATACTTTGAGCAGGTGACCCCCAAGGAAGTGGAGCTGGTTAAAATCGGTTCCCGGCCCAGTCACCGGCGCAATATACAGAGTGTCAGCGATTTACGGGCCATTCCCTGGGTGTTCCGCTGGTTCCAGTCCCGACAGATTATTCCGGGCTGGTATGGTCTGGGTACGGCATTGTCCCGCTTTGTGGCCGAGAACCCCGCCGAAAATACCGCCGTGCTGCAACAAACCTATCAGCAGTGGCATTTCCTGAAAAGTATTCTGGAAAACAGTGAAATCATTCTGCGGCAAACCGATCTCAGCATTGCCCGCTATTATTGCAGTCTGGCTCAGGATCAACCCAACACGCTAGCCATACTGGCGGATATTGAAGCCGAATACGACCTTACCCTGCGCATGATTCGGGAAATTAGCGGGCGACCCCTCTTGAGTGAGCCGGAATCCCAGTTTTTGAAGCGTTCCATCGAGCTGAAAGAACCGTATCTGGATCCGCTGAATTACATTCAGGTGCGCTTGTTGTCCAAGTATCGCCAATTGGGTGTGGATGAGCCCAATAGCCCCATGCTGGAAGCCTATCACCGGGTGATTGTTTCCAGCATTGAAGGCGTGGCCACCGGCCTGGGCACCAGCGGATAA
- a CDS encoding DUF1611 domain-containing protein: MASFSVENLDGAASFPNPGSTPLVILSEGCFGQSQSKLALGVIRYGQWPITSVLDSTQAGHTVRDITRLPCDAPIVATLEEALALGPKALLIGTAPPGGQLPPAWKAILKAAIENGLHIINGLHFFLKEEPDLVSLAQQHGITLWDVRDPAAYGRHRFQEINHQHPRPEHLKVITMVGADCAVGKMHTALELCHQARQQGASSGFVATGQTGILIAGRGVPLDRVIGDFMAGGIERCIQDEIASLTPTGKQNSSHYLFVEGQGSLLHPAYSGVTLSLLHGSNPDAMILCTQAGQTHIRNYPQVAMPPARELIQLYETAASWVRPAGQPKARVAGIAVNTSALSEEEAERHLHQLRLETGLPATDPVRYGVQHLLEALAVIPVQNTADSLA; the protein is encoded by the coding sequence ATGGCAAGTTTCAGCGTGGAAAATTTGGACGGTGCGGCCAGTTTTCCCAACCCCGGCAGTACGCCTTTAGTGATCCTGTCCGAAGGTTGCTTTGGGCAATCTCAGTCCAAGCTGGCCTTGGGCGTTATTCGCTACGGACAATGGCCCATTACTTCGGTCCTCGATAGCACTCAGGCCGGTCACACCGTGCGAGACATCACCCGCCTGCCCTGCGACGCCCCCATTGTGGCCACCCTGGAGGAGGCGCTGGCCCTTGGCCCCAAAGCCCTGTTGATTGGCACGGCCCCACCGGGCGGGCAACTGCCCCCGGCCTGGAAAGCGATTTTAAAAGCAGCCATTGAAAACGGCTTACACATTATTAATGGCTTGCATTTTTTCCTGAAAGAAGAGCCCGATCTGGTGAGTCTGGCCCAGCAGCATGGCATTACGCTGTGGGATGTGCGGGACCCGGCGGCTTATGGTCGGCATCGCTTTCAGGAGATCAACCACCAGCACCCTCGGCCGGAGCATTTAAAAGTAATCACCATGGTGGGCGCCGATTGCGCCGTGGGTAAAATGCACACCGCCCTCGAATTGTGCCATCAGGCCCGTCAGCAGGGGGCCTCCAGTGGATTTGTGGCCACTGGGCAAACCGGCATCCTCATTGCCGGACGCGGGGTCCCGCTGGATCGGGTCATTGGGGATTTTATGGCCGGTGGCATAGAACGCTGTATTCAGGATGAAATTGCCAGCCTGACCCCCACCGGCAAGCAAAACTCTTCGCATTACCTGTTTGTGGAAGGGCAAGGCTCTTTGCTGCATCCGGCCTATTCCGGGGTGACCCTGTCCCTGCTGCATGGGTCTAATCCGGATGCCATGATTTTATGTACGCAGGCTGGACAAACCCACATTCGCAACTACCCGCAGGTGGCTATGCCCCCGGCCCGGGAACTGATTCAGCTCTATGAAACAGCGGCAAGCTGGGTGCGTCCCGCTGGACAGCCCAAAGCCCGGGTGGCAGGCATTGCCGTGAATACTTCCGCCCTGTCTGAGGAGGAAGCCGAGCGTCATCTGCATCAACTTCGACTGGAAACGGGCCTACCGGCCACCGACCCGGTGCGCTACGGCGTACAACACCTGTTGGAGGCGCTGGCCGTGATTCCGGTACAAAACACCGCCGATTCGCTGGCCTGA
- a CDS encoding dipeptide epimerase, producing the protein MQIHYQRLTLPYEFTFTISRQSNAESTTVIVTLHADHEGKTYQGQGEAVPSSFYGEDAESVCRFYDQLNGDGVLSDLSPFEIQKLQARFEKIPGNLAAKSAIDQAFYDLQGKILNLPVWKLWGLDATQAPKSSYTIGIADLDTVKRKTEIALSRGYDVLKVKLGSPQDAPLFEAIRALAPHPQVTLRVDANAAWEVQDFLNIAPLLSENHVEFVEEPLKLTCTDADYERLKAESPLPLMADESCHTLKDIPRCARYFHAINLKHTKTGGLTEALRMIHAARAHNLRIMLGGFGESSLSVTAFAQLSPLVDYCDLDGALLMGEDPYEGIVFEGSRFYLPHRPGLGVIPRIPVTG; encoded by the coding sequence GTGCAAATTCACTATCAAAGGCTCACCCTGCCCTATGAGTTTACCTTTACCATTTCCCGGCAATCCAACGCCGAAAGCACCACGGTGATTGTGACGCTCCATGCCGACCACGAGGGGAAAACCTATCAGGGGCAGGGGGAAGCGGTTCCTTCCAGCTTCTACGGGGAAGATGCCGAGTCCGTGTGCCGCTTTTATGACCAGCTGAATGGCGACGGTGTTTTGAGCGATTTAAGCCCGTTTGAAATTCAAAAACTACAGGCCCGCTTTGAGAAAATTCCCGGGAATTTAGCCGCCAAATCGGCCATTGATCAGGCTTTTTACGATCTGCAAGGCAAAATTCTAAACCTGCCGGTGTGGAAGCTGTGGGGACTGGATGCGACCCAAGCTCCCAAAAGCTCCTACACCATTGGCATTGCCGATCTGGATACCGTCAAACGGAAAACCGAAATCGCCCTGTCCCGGGGCTACGATGTGTTAAAGGTCAAGCTGGGTTCGCCTCAGGATGCCCCGCTGTTTGAGGCCATTCGGGCCCTGGCCCCCCATCCTCAGGTCACGTTGCGGGTGGATGCCAACGCCGCCTGGGAGGTCCAGGATTTTCTCAACATCGCCCCCCTGCTGAGTGAAAACCATGTGGAGTTTGTAGAAGAGCCCCTCAAGCTGACCTGCACCGATGCGGATTATGAGCGCCTGAAGGCGGAAAGCCCCTTGCCCCTGATGGCCGATGAAAGCTGCCACACTCTGAAAGATATTCCCCGCTGCGCCCGGTATTTTCATGCCATTAACTTAAAGCACACCAAAACCGGGGGACTGACGGAGGCCCTGCGCATGATCCATGCGGCCCGGGCCCACAATTTGCGCATTATGCTGGGCGGCTTCGGGGAAAGTTCCCTGTCGGTGACTGCCTTTGCCCAACTCAGCCCCTTGGTGGATTACTGCGATTTGGACGGGGCCCTGCTGATGGGCGAAGATCCCTATGAAGGGATTGTGTTTGAAGGCAGCCGGTTTTACCTGCCCCATCGCCCCGGGCTGGGCGTGATTCCCCGCATTCCGGTGACCGGCTGA
- a CDS encoding DMT family protein produces the protein MWPIVLLTLSNVFMTFAWYGHLKFRSSPLWIVILVSWGIAFFEYCLQVPANRMGYGQFSGAQLKVMQEVITLVVFALFSVFYLKEAFKWNYVVGFVLIVLAVFVVFRE, from the coding sequence ATGTGGCCGATTGTGTTGCTGACCCTGTCCAACGTGTTTATGACCTTTGCCTGGTACGGACACCTCAAGTTTCGTAGTTCGCCCCTGTGGATCGTCATTCTGGTGAGCTGGGGCATCGCCTTTTTTGAGTATTGCCTGCAAGTGCCCGCCAACCGCATGGGGTACGGGCAGTTCAGCGGGGCCCAGTTGAAAGTGATGCAGGAAGTGATCACGCTGGTGGTGTTCGCCCTGTTTTCGGTGTTTTACCTGAAGGAAGCCTTCAAGTGGAACTACGTGGTGGGCTTTGTCCTGATTGTGCTGGCCGTGTTCGTGGTATTTCGGGAATAA
- the thrB gene encoding homoserine kinase, with the protein MFTVRVPATIANLGPGFDSFGMAVSLYNGFEFQQAQRDGLTFSPDGAADVSALQRASDSAAGAVGQNLLFVAMDRLFEKAGQSRPPLQVRITADIPVARGLGSSSTAVVAGLIAANHLLNQRFEMPELLAVAVSLEGHPDNVAPALLGGVVLYDERPYPLPWPLEWRVLTVSPDYEVLTEEARRILPSSVAMADAIFNLRKASTLTYALLREDPDAFRASLQDRLHQPYRRQLIAEYDAIERLVMADGALGMIISGSGSTMAIFYPTVIHAFLLEKLQGLIQAEGWSMTINDLTVDTEGAQLMAPAL; encoded by the coding sequence ATGTTTACGGTTCGCGTTCCCGCCACCATCGCCAATTTGGGGCCGGGCTTTGACAGTTTTGGCATGGCTGTTTCCCTGTACAATGGCTTCGAGTTTCAGCAAGCCCAGCGGGATGGGCTGACCTTTTCTCCGGATGGGGCCGCCGATGTGTCCGCCTTGCAGCGGGCCAGCGATTCGGCTGCTGGGGCGGTGGGTCAAAACCTGCTGTTTGTGGCCATGGATCGGCTGTTTGAAAAAGCGGGGCAATCCCGTCCCCCATTGCAGGTGCGGATTACTGCCGATATCCCGGTGGCCCGTGGCTTGGGGAGTAGTTCCACGGCGGTGGTGGCCGGACTCATCGCTGCCAATCACCTGTTGAATCAACGCTTTGAAATGCCCGAGCTGCTGGCTGTGGCCGTGTCCCTTGAAGGGCATCCCGATAACGTGGCCCCGGCCCTGCTGGGTGGGGTGGTACTGTATGATGAACGGCCCTATCCCCTGCCTTGGCCCTTGGAGTGGCGGGTGCTGACCGTCAGCCCCGATTATGAGGTTCTCACCGAGGAAGCCCGTCGCATTTTACCGTCTTCCGTGGCCATGGCGGATGCCATTTTCAACTTGCGCAAGGCCAGTACGCTGACCTATGCCCTGTTGCGGGAAGACCCCGATGCCTTCCGGGCCAGTTTGCAAGACCGCTTGCACCAGCCCTATCGTCGGCAGTTAATCGCCGAGTACGATGCCATTGAGCGTTTGGTGATGGCCGATGGGGCCTTGGGGATGATTATCAGTGGTTCTGGGTCGACCATGGCCATTTTTTACCCCACCGTCATCCACGCGTTTCTGCTGGAGAAGCTGCAAGGGCTGATTCAGGCTGAAGGTTGGTCGATGACGATCAACGATTTGACCGTGGACACCGAAGGCGCCCAGTTGATGGCTCCGGCTCTCTAG
- the thrC gene encoding threonine synthase: MAGILERYRNFYDFPADFPIISLNEGNTPLIPAPKLSAEVSRLSGQPGVQVFLKFEGLNPTGSFKDRGMTYAVSQAVADGHTHIICASTGNTSAAAAAYGARAGLKTLIILPGGKVALGKLSQAIMYGAAIVEIDGNFDQALDIVRALGETGKVCVVNSINPYRLQGQKSGAFELCDTLGDAPDDLYIPVGNAGNISAYWMGFKEYADKGLSSKRPRMCGYQAAGAAPIVLGHKIEKPETLATAIRIGNPASWQLAEAARDDSGGRIDSVSDPQIVAAYQFLASREGVLCEPSSAASVAGLLKAATLSQVQAHSTIVCVLTGNGLKDPDSAIEYGHPQRAQLPADSEQVAAFFGL; the protein is encoded by the coding sequence ATGGCTGGCATATTAGAGCGTTACCGAAATTTTTACGATTTCCCCGCCGATTTTCCCATCATCAGCCTGAACGAAGGCAACACCCCGCTCATTCCCGCCCCCAAACTCTCGGCGGAAGTGAGTCGTTTATCCGGTCAGCCGGGCGTGCAGGTTTTTTTAAAGTTTGAAGGACTGAATCCCACCGGCAGCTTTAAGGACCGGGGCATGACCTATGCCGTATCCCAGGCGGTGGCCGATGGCCATACTCACATCATCTGCGCCAGCACCGGCAATACCAGCGCTGCCGCGGCTGCCTACGGGGCTCGGGCAGGACTGAAAACCCTGATCATCCTGCCCGGTGGCAAAGTGGCTTTGGGCAAGTTGTCTCAGGCCATTATGTACGGGGCGGCCATTGTGGAAATTGACGGCAACTTCGATCAGGCCCTGGACATCGTGCGGGCTCTGGGCGAAACCGGCAAAGTGTGCGTGGTAAACTCCATCAACCCCTACCGGTTGCAAGGCCAAAAATCGGGCGCTTTTGAGTTATGCGACACGCTGGGCGACGCGCCCGACGATTTGTACATCCCGGTGGGCAACGCCGGAAATATTTCCGCCTACTGGATGGGCTTTAAGGAATACGCTGATAAGGGCCTTTCCTCCAAGCGCCCCCGCATGTGCGGGTATCAGGCGGCCGGAGCTGCCCCCATTGTGCTGGGTCATAAAATCGAAAAACCGGAAACACTGGCCACCGCCATCCGCATTGGCAACCCGGCCAGCTGGCAACTGGCCGAAGCGGCCCGGGATGACTCCGGGGGGCGCATTGATTCTGTGAGCGATCCGCAAATTGTGGCCGCTTACCAGTTTTTGGCCAGCCGGGAAGGCGTTCTGTGCGAACCTTCCAGCGCGGCCAGCGTGGCCGGCTTGTTAAAGGCCGCAACGTTATCCCAAGTGCAGGCCCACAGCACCATTGTATGCGTGTTGACCGGCAACGGCCTGAAAGACCCCGACTCGGCCATTGAGTACGGCCACCCCCAACGGGCCCAACTGCCTGCCGATTCCGAGCAAGTGGCCGCCTTCTTCGGACTCTAA